The stretch of DNA CAGCGAGCTCGATCTCGAGACGGCCGCGGCGATGGCCGAGTGGGACGACGAAGTCACCCGGTTGCTGGGGGAACGTGAACGGCAGCGGCAGGACCGCCGGATCGAGATCGACTTGCCGGGCCACCTGTCGGTTTCCCAGCTGGTCAGACTTCGGGAGAACCCGGATGGCCTGGCCCGCGAACTGCGCCGGCCGGTGCCCCGCGCGCCCGCGCCATTGGCCCGGCGGGGAACCCTGTTTCATACCTGGCTCGAGACCCGCTGGGGCTCGCCGCGGCTGGTGGATATCGACGAGCTGCCCGGCTCCGCTGACGAAGGCGCGGCTCCTGATCGCGAGATCGCCGAACTCCAGGACGCATTCCTGGCCTCTGAGTGGGCGGAACGCACGCCAGCAGAGGTGGAGGCACCCTTCGAGTTGCTGGTCGGCGGCGTGCTGCTGCGTGGTCGGGTCGATGCCGTCTTCAATGTCGAAGGCGGTGGCGTCGAGGTCGTGGACTGGAAGACGGGCCGGCCGCCGAAAGATGCGGCCGACGAAGCCGTGAAGACCGTCCAGCTGGCTGCCTACCGGCTGGCTTTCGCCCGGCTTCGGGGCCTTCCCGTCGAGCAAGTGGGCGCCGCGTTCCATTACGTGCGGGAGAACTTCACGTTGCGCCCGGCTGATCTCCTCGGTGAAGGCGAGCTGGAAGCGCTGGTCACAGACGTGCCGTCGCCCACGGAGATGTCCTGAGTGCGAGACGACCGTTGATCTTTGCGACGATTACCGGAACACTGACCTATCGTGACGACTGAGCTGACGCCCCTGCGCCGGATAGCCGCGTATGCGGTCTGCTCCGATGAGCAAGATCGCATTCTGCTCGTGAGGGAGTCGGCGCGCTCCGGCACTCCAGGGGTGTGGACGTTACCCGGCGGCGGGGTCACACAGGGCGAACAGCCGCAGTCGGCGATGGCCCGGGAAGCCGCTTCGGAAACCGGCGTCGAACTCGAGGTGGACTCGATCATCGACGTCGTGGCCGACACCCGTGAACTGCGCCACCGCGGTGTCACACTGCATACCGACCGGATCATCTTCGGTACCCGCGCCACCAACGGCGCCGCCCTCCACATCCACTCGCCCATGGTGGACGAGGCCGCGTGGCTCACCGTGGAGGAGGCATCGGCGGTGCAGCTGCGCCCTTTTGTGGCGCAGGTGCTGAAGCTGCCGTTGTCCGCGGTTGACCTGCCGCCGGAGCAAATGCCTGAGCTTCCGGGTTTTCACATCGTCGAGTCGAACGGAAGACCAACGGTGCAGAGGTTCGCCGTCTACGGGCTGGTGCGTGACCCGTTCGGCCGGGTGCTGCTGACACAGGTGGCCGAGGGTTACCCCGGTGCCGGATCGTGGCATCTTCCCGGCGGCGGAACCGACTTCGGCGAGCAACCGGCCCATGGGCTGCTGCGTGAGCTCGAGGAGGAGACAGCTCAAGTGGGCCGGGTGCGCAGGTTGCTTGGCGTGGCCAGTCACCATGAGCCCGAGCAGCTCGGGCCGGAGGGTTTCCCCATCGACTGGCACGGCGTCCGGCCGTACTACGACGTCGTCGTTGACGAGCCGAAGCCGTTGCGGGTCGTAGAACAGGGCGGCTCCACGGTCGGCGCGCGCTGGTTCACTCCGGACGAGGCGTCGTGGCTGTCGCTGACCGCCGTGACCGCCGAGGCGTTCGACGCGGCTGACCTTTCGAGCGAGATCCCGCGCCGCTGACGAGTGGTTCCGAGGCGGTGCGGGCGGGCGGTCAACCCGTGACGGCGTCGAGCGTCAGCTCGGCCATCGCGGCGAAGCTGCGTTCACGTTCTTCCGCGGGCAGGTGTTCCCCAGTGACGAGGCTGTCGCTGACCGTACACACCGCGAGCGCGCGGGCGCCGAACTTCGCCGCCAGCGTGTACAACGCTGCCGCTTCCATTTCCGCCGCGATCACGCCGTACTCGGTGAGCTGGTCGCGCAGTTCCGGGCGATCCATGTAGAAGGCGTCGGTGCTGAATATCTGCCCCACATGGTGCCGGACCCCGGCCGACTCCGCGCGTTCGACGAAGGCCCGGGCAAGCGAGAAGTCCGCGACGGGCGCGAAGTCGAGGCCCTGGAACCGCAGGAGATTCGCCGACGAGTCGGTGCATGCGCTCAGGCCGATCACGAGATCCCGGATGCCGACCGACTCCACCATCGCCCCGCACGAGCCGACCCGGACCAGGGTGCGCGCGCCGTACTCGGCGAGCAGCTCATGTACATAGATCGACAGCGACGGCTGGCCCATGCCGGTGCCCTGGACGGAGATGCGCTGGCCCCGGTACGTGCCGGTGTAACCCAGCATGTTGCGGATCTTCGTGTAGCAGACGGGGTTCTCCAGATACGTGGTGGCGATCCACTCGGCGCGTAGTGGATCGCCTGGCAGTAGCACTGTCTCTGCGATCTGGCCCGGTTCGGCGGCGATATGGGTGCTCACGACAGATGACGTTACCGGGTCCCGGCCGGCCGCGGCGCGAGAGGCCCGCGATGCCACACGCCTCGACCGGCCGGGCCAGGGGTCAGGCCGCGACGGCGCGCCGGAGGTACTCGCCGGTGTGAGAGTCCGGTGCCTCGAGCAGTTGTGCAGCTGTGCCCTCGAACACGACTCGCCCGCCTCCGCTACCGCCGTCGGGCCCGAGATCGACGATCCAGTCGGCATGGGCGATCACATCGAGATCGTGTTCGATGACGATCACGGTGCTGCCGCGCTCGACCAGCCGGTCCAAGACTTCGAGCAACCGCTCGATGTCGGAGAGATGCAGACCTGTGGTGGGCTCGTCCAGGACGTAGACCGCACCCTCTCGGTGCAGCTCTGTCGCCAGCTTGATCCGCTGGCATTCACCTCCGGACAAGCTGGTCAGAGGCTGTCCGAGGCGAAGGTAGTCGAGACCGACGTCGACGACAGCCTGGAGGATGGGTTGTACCTTGCGTTGGCCGGCGAAGAACTTCAGGGCCTCGGCAACCGGCATCTCGAGGACGTCGCTGATGGTAGCTCCGTCGAGATGGTAGGCGAGGACCTCGTCGGTGAACCGGCGTCCATGACAGGAGTCGCACGTGGACGTGACCCCTTCCAGGAACGCGAGGTCGGTATAGATGACGCCCGCACCCTGACAGGTCTCGCAGGCTCCGGTCGAGTTGGCGCTGAACAACGACGGGCTGACCCCGTTGGCCCGGGCGAACGCCCGGCGGATCGGATCGAGCGCGCCGGTGTAGGTCGCGGTGTTCGACCGGCGATTGGCCGTCGGGGCGGATTGATCGACGACGACGGCGCCGGGATGTTGCACACAGAACACGCCGTGGATCAGGGACGACTTCCCGGAGCCGGCCACCCCGGTGACGGCGGTCAGCACGCCGGTGGGCAACTCGAGGCTGACGTTCTGGAGATTGTGTACCCGCGCGTTGGTGACCGGCAGCATCCCGGTGGGCTTGCGTGGATGCGGCTTGGGGGTGGGGCGGGCTTCGATGTGCCGGCCGGTGAGTGTCGGGGCGGCTTTGAGCTCGTCAACAGTACCGGTGAACACGACGTGCCCGCCGTCGGCGCCGGCTCCAGGGCCGATGTCGATGACATGATCCGCTGCCGCGATGACATCACGGTCGTGCTCGACCACAAGCACAGTGTTGCCGTTGTCGCGGAGCTTCATCAGCAGGTCTGTCAGTCGGTGCACGTCGCGTGCGTGCAGTCCGACGCTGGGCTCGTCGAAGACATACAGCATGTCGGTAAGAGTGCTGGCCAGATGGCGGACCAGCTTGATTCGTTGTGACTCGCCGCCGGAGAGGGTGCCGGTGGGCCGGTCCAGGCTCAGGTAGCCGAGACCGATGTCCACGAGATGCTGCACCCGGTGGGTGAGGGCGTCGACCACTGGCGCCACGTTCTCGATGTTCAGCCCGGCCAGCACCTTCACCAATTCGGCGGCTTCCATCGAGGACAGTTCCGCGATGCCGTAGCCGGATACCCGGCAGGCCAGAGCAGCTGGCTTCAAGCGCGCACCGTGGCATGCGGGGCAGGTGACCGACGTGGTGAACTCAGCCGCCATCCGGCGGGTCCGCTCGGCCATCTCGGCGGCGTCTCGCTGGATGTACAGGCGCCGGAACTTGGCGGCCGCGCCCTCGTAGGACGCATTCATCTGCTGGCCGTCGTCGCCGATCGGTACGGAGCCTTCGGTTGCTTCCAGGAGGGCGTGGCGCTCGTCGTCGGTGTATTCGCCGATCTGCTTGTCGGGGTCGAAGCGCCCGGAGCTGACGTAGATCTGCCAGACCCACGTGTCGACCTTGAACAGCGGTGCCAGCAGGCCGCCGTCGTTGAGAGACTTGGCCGGGTCGATGAACGTCTCCATGTCGATGTCGACGATCTCGCCGAGCCCTTCGCAGTCCGGACACATGCCTTCGGGCTTGTTGAAGGAGAACTCGTTGGAGTAGCCGACGTAAGGTTCGCCGGCGCGGGAGAAGAGCAGCCGCAGCAGCGGCGCGATGTCGGTGATCGTGCCGACCGTTGAGCGTGAGCCGCCGCCGAGCCGGTGCTGGTCGACGACGATCGCGGCGGAGAGATTCTCGATCATGTCGACGTCGGGATGCCCGTAGCTCGGCAGGAAGCCGCGGGCGAATGCGGTGAATGTCTCGTTGAGCTGCCGCTGCGCCTCCGCGGCGACGGTGTCGAAGACCAGTGACGACTTCCCTGATCCGGAGACGCCGGTGACCACGGTCAGCTGCCGTTTCGGTATGCCGACCGTGACGTCGGCCAAGTTGTGCTCGCGTGCGCCCGTGACGCGAATCCATTCGGTGGCGGTCTCTGCCTGGGTCATCCACACTCCCTCTCAATAATGCGTACGCCGTACTCTACAACGACTCGGTACGCCGTACGCAATGTTGCGCCAGCGGCTGCTGGTGAATAGGCCGCACTTGCGCTCCCTGCGTGACTGTAGTGACTCTTGGGCTACTAGACAAATTTGATTAGTGAGTTATTCCCACCCCCGGCGCGACTTCAATACCGTGAGGTGACCTAAAGGGCCTGCCACGGCCCATATCGCCAACTCACGGTATTGAAGTGGGGGCTCATCGAGGCTCGCCCGCGTTCGCGAGGTCCCTCAGGCGCGACATTGGTACGCCACTAGGCTCAGGACGTGCCCGACGAATACTCCTTGCGTAGCCCGCTCGCCCTCTCCCGATCCACTGCGGACCGGGCCGCGCATCTGCGACGCGACACCGAATGGCTCGGCAAGGCCTGGAGTGACCCGGCGACGCGTGTACTAGTGGTCGACGACGGGCGGGTGCGGGTTCGCGGCGACGCGCTCTGCTTCGTCGGCCCGGGGGACGCGCCGGACGGCGAGCGTTACTTGCTCGGCGTCGACGATGACACCGTTTACCTCGCCGTGCACGCGCCCGGCGCACTCGGGTCATCGGACGACGGCGGTTCGGGCACCACAAACCCGCCGGCCGCGGCAGCCACGCTGCGCGAGGCCGGAACGTCGCTGAATGACCGGGACGCGGGCCTTGCCGTACACGCCATCGCGCTGGCCAACTGGCATGCGACGCACACCCATTGCCCGAGATGCGGGCATCCGACGGTGGTCACCGAGGCCGGGCACGTGCGGCGCTGCCCGGCCGACGGCTCCGATCACTACCCACGGGTGGACCCAGCGGTGATCATGCTGGTGGTCGACGAGAACGACCGATGCCTGCTCGGCCGGCAGCGAGGCTGGCCGGACGGGCGCTACTCCACACTCGCCGGTTTCGTGGAGCCGGGTGAGACACCGGAGCGGGCGGTTGTGCGGGAGGTGGCCGAAGAGGTGGGCATCACGGTCAACAGCTGCCGGTATGCGGGGGCGCAGCCGTGGCCGTTCCCGTCCAGCTTGATGCTCGGGTACTACGCGACCGCAGCCGGCGACGCCCCCCGGCCTGACGGCGACGAGATCGAGGACGCCCGGTGGTTCAGCCGCGCCGACCTGGAAGCGGCTTGGTCCTCTGGCGAGATCAGGACACCGACGCCGGTCTCGATCGCGAGCCGGCTGGTCGAAGGATGGTTCGGCGACACGTTTCCGGCCAGAGCCTCCCGGTGATCGTGAGCTGATCCGTGTCGCTATGGCGGCGTAATCCTGCTCACGATCACGATGCGGGGTGCCGAGTTTTGCTCACGATCACCGAGTGGCGGCAAGCTCCGCCAGTTTCGCCCTGACCTCGTTCGGGTGCGGGTTGGTCAGCGCGCTGCCATCCGCGAATACCAGGGTCGGCACGGTCGCGTTGCCCTTGTTGAGGCTCATGACCAGTTCAGCGGATCTCGGGTCGGCCTCGATATCCACCTCGTCGAAGGTGAGGCCATCCCTGTTCAGGATGCCCTTCAAACGATGGCAGTAGCCGCACCACGGGGTGCTGTACATGGTGAACTGCGACATTCGGTTCTCTCCTGGTCAACGACGATCCGGCCGTGCTCACTTCGCACAACAAGACACGACCACCGTGTGTTCCGGGCTGTCGGGCCGAGGTGCCAGGATGGGGTGCATGGCTGTTCCCGACGTGCTCTCTGCCCTGGACCCCGAGCAGCTCGAGGTAGCAGCCGCGCTGACCGGCCCGGTGTGTGTCATCGCAGGTGCGGGCACCGGTAAGACGCGTGCCATCACCCACCGCATCGCGCACGGCGTGCTGACCGGCACGTTCGATCCGCGGCGCGTGCTGGCTGTCACGTTCACCACGCGGGCGGCGGGAGAGATGCGTGGGCGGTTGCGCTCACTGAACGTCGAGGGTGTGCAGGCGCGCACCTTCCACTCGGCGGCGCTACGGCAAGCTCGTTACTTCTGGCCGCAGATCACCGGATCGGAGCTGCCGGAGATCACCCGGAGCAAACTGTCGATCGTCGGGGCGGCAGCCACCCGTTGCCGGGTTGCCACCGACCGGGCTGTTCTCCGTGACCTGGCCTCAGAGATCGAATGGGCGAAGGTCAGCAACGTTCTGGCTGAGCAGTACGCGGCCGCGGCCACGTCGGCGCACCGCGAAGTCGGCGGCGTCGATGCCGAAACCGTCGCGCGGGTCTACGCGGCGTACGAAGACCTCAAGTCCGACCGCGGGCAGATGGACATGGAAGACATTCTGCTGGCTGCCGTTGGTCTGCTCGATGCCAATCCAGGCGTGGCCGAGGCGGTCCGGGCTCAATACCACCACTTTGTGGTCGACGAGTATCAAGACGTGTCGCCGCTGCAGCAACGGCTGCTCGACCTATGGCTCGGAGAACGAAACGACATCTGCGTCGTGGGCGATGCGGCGCAGACCATCTACTCGTTCGCCGGCGCCCGGCCTGATTACCTGCTGGACTTTCCCAAGCGGTACCCCACCGCGGCCACTATCAGGCTGTTCCGGGATTACCGTTCCACGCCGCAGGTGGTGAACGTCGCCAACGCGGTCCTGAAGCAGGCTGCGGACGGTGCGCCGGGCATGGTGCTCGAAGCGCAGCGCCCACCTGGCCCGGAGGCTGTCTTTCTCGAGCATGCCGACGAGGTAGCCGAAGCCGAATGGGTGGCAGCTGAAGCGGCACGGCTCGTCGCAACCGGGGTTCCGGCGCGGGAGATCGCGGTGCTTTTCCGGGTCAACGCCCAATCCGAGAACTACGAGCAGGCGCTCTCCGATGCCGGCATCGCCTACGTGGTGCGGGGGGCTGAGCGTTTCTTCGACCGGCCGGAGGTCCGCCAGGCGGCGATGCTTCTGCGGGGGGCTGTCCGTGGCGGTGATGCACCTGATGGCGCTCCTGACGCGGCGGCAGCTACCGCGGCGGTGCTGTCGGCGGCCGGATGGTCGGCCAAGCCGCCCGCCGGAGGCGGTGCCACCCGCGAACGCTGGGAGTCGCTGGCCGCGGTGGTGGCATTGGCCGAAGACGTGGTGGCGCAGCGGCCGGACGCCCAGCTGGCTGACGTCGTCGCCGAGCTCGAGGCCCGGGCCACGGCGCAACACGCGCCCATGGCTGACGGCGTCACGCTGGCGTCATTGCATGCCGCCAAAGGGCTCGAGTGGGATGCGGTCTTCGTCGTAGGGGTCCACGAAGGCACCTTACCGCTGAACTATGCCGAGACTCCGGCTCAGATCGAAGAAGAGCGGCGACTGCTCTATGTCGGTGTGACGCGCGCCCGGGAGCATCTGTCGGTCTCGTGGTCGTTGTCCCGGCAGCCCGGCGGGCGGGGTTCGCGGCGGCCGAGCAGGTTCCTCGACGGCATCCGGCCCGGGAACGGCAACCGGACACCAGTGTCGGCGCCATCGGTCAAGGGCCGGAACCGGAAGGCTCCCGCCAGATGCAGAAGCTGTGGGACGGCGCTGGTCGACGCGGCGTCGCGCAAGCTCGGCCGGTGTGGCGACTGCCCGTCGACCATGGACGAGGCCTTGTTCGAGCGGCTGAGGGAATGGCGGCTGGAGCGAGCTCAGCAGCAGAAGGTGCCGGCCTACGTGGTGTTCACCGACGCCACCTTGACGGTGATCGCCGAGACGAAGCCCACAGACGAAGCCGGCCTGATGGCCCTTCCGGGCGTGGGGCGGACCAAGCTGGAGCGATACGGCGCTGATGTGCTGGAGTTGTGCCGTGCGGCCGGTGTGCGATAGTCACGGCCGTCGTCCGCCGTGGCGTGCGGCTGAGACAGGTTGCCCGGCGAACAGCGTGTTGACCAGTTCGTCGAGCCCGTTGAACCGCCAGTCGAATGTGTCGGAGCCGGCGGGTGGATCCCCGCCTGGTCGCTGGACATATGCGGTCCGCATGCCCGCCTCCTGGGCTCCGCGAAGGTCCCAGGCGTGGGCGGCCACCATCAGCATGTTTTCTGCCCGGCATCCGGCGGTGTCGACCGCGAGTTGGTAGACCTCCGGTGCCGGCTTGTAGGCCAGGACAGTCTCGGCAGACAACGCCTGGTGCCAGCGCAGGCCGGCGCGGGCGTTGAGTCGTAGCAGAGCCGTGCGGCTGGCGTTGGAGAGCCCGATCACGAGGAACCGCTGCGTGAGGCGGTCGAGCCCCGCGACAGAGTCGTCCCAGGGAGGCAACCGCTGACCAGCGGTAGCCAGCCGGTTGATGGCCCCTGGATCGGTGAGGCCGGCATGTTCGGCTACGCGTCGCGCGGCCTCTGCGTCGATGAAATCAGTGTTCACGTAGGCCCGCTGCCCGCGGGCGATGCGTTGCTGCTCGAGTTCGACATGTCGCTGCCACAAGAAGAGCAACTCTTCGACAGTTGCGGCGTCGCACCCGGGCAAGGCCTCGCGAATCCCCGCTCGAAG from Phytoactinopolyspora mesophila encodes:
- a CDS encoding ATP-binding cassette domain-containing protein, with amino-acid sequence MTQAETATEWIRVTGAREHNLADVTVGIPKRQLTVVTGVSGSGKSSLVFDTVAAEAQRQLNETFTAFARGFLPSYGHPDVDMIENLSAAIVVDQHRLGGGSRSTVGTITDIAPLLRLLFSRAGEPYVGYSNEFSFNKPEGMCPDCEGLGEIVDIDMETFIDPAKSLNDGGLLAPLFKVDTWVWQIYVSSGRFDPDKQIGEYTDDERHALLEATEGSVPIGDDGQQMNASYEGAAAKFRRLYIQRDAAEMAERTRRMAAEFTTSVTCPACHGARLKPAALACRVSGYGIAELSSMEAAELVKVLAGLNIENVAPVVDALTHRVQHLVDIGLGYLSLDRPTGTLSGGESQRIKLVRHLASTLTDMLYVFDEPSVGLHARDVHRLTDLLMKLRDNGNTVLVVEHDRDVIAAADHVIDIGPGAGADGGHVVFTGTVDELKAAPTLTGRHIEARPTPKPHPRKPTGMLPVTNARVHNLQNVSLELPTGVLTAVTGVAGSGKSSLIHGVFCVQHPGAVVVDQSAPTANRRSNTATYTGALDPIRRAFARANGVSPSLFSANSTGACETCQGAGVIYTDLAFLEGVTSTCDSCHGRRFTDEVLAYHLDGATISDVLEMPVAEALKFFAGQRKVQPILQAVVDVGLDYLRLGQPLTSLSGGECQRIKLATELHREGAVYVLDEPTTGLHLSDIERLLEVLDRLVERGSTVIVIEHDLDVIAHADWIVDLGPDGGSGGGRVVFEGTAAQLLEAPDSHTGEYLRRAVAA
- a CDS encoding ATP-dependent DNA helicase UvrD2 produces the protein MAVPDVLSALDPEQLEVAAALTGPVCVIAGAGTGKTRAITHRIAHGVLTGTFDPRRVLAVTFTTRAAGEMRGRLRSLNVEGVQARTFHSAALRQARYFWPQITGSELPEITRSKLSIVGAAATRCRVATDRAVLRDLASEIEWAKVSNVLAEQYAAAATSAHREVGGVDAETVARVYAAYEDLKSDRGQMDMEDILLAAVGLLDANPGVAEAVRAQYHHFVVDEYQDVSPLQQRLLDLWLGERNDICVVGDAAQTIYSFAGARPDYLLDFPKRYPTAATIRLFRDYRSTPQVVNVANAVLKQAADGAPGMVLEAQRPPGPEAVFLEHADEVAEAEWVAAEAARLVATGVPAREIAVLFRVNAQSENYEQALSDAGIAYVVRGAERFFDRPEVRQAAMLLRGAVRGGDAPDGAPDAAAATAAVLSAAGWSAKPPAGGGATRERWESLAAVVALAEDVVAQRPDAQLADVVAELEARATAQHAPMADGVTLASLHAAKGLEWDAVFVVGVHEGTLPLNYAETPAQIEEERRLLYVGVTRAREHLSVSWSLSRQPGGRGSRRPSRFLDGIRPGNGNRTPVSAPSVKGRNRKAPARCRSCGTALVDAASRKLGRCGDCPSTMDEALFERLREWRLERAQQQKVPAYVVFTDATLTVIAETKPTDEAGLMALPGVGRTKLERYGADVLELCRAAGVR
- a CDS encoding NUDIX domain-containing protein, producing the protein MTTELTPLRRIAAYAVCSDEQDRILLVRESARSGTPGVWTLPGGGVTQGEQPQSAMAREAASETGVELEVDSIIDVVADTRELRHRGVTLHTDRIIFGTRATNGAALHIHSPMVDEAAWLTVEEASAVQLRPFVAQVLKLPLSAVDLPPEQMPELPGFHIVESNGRPTVQRFAVYGLVRDPFGRVLLTQVAEGYPGAGSWHLPGGGTDFGEQPAHGLLRELEEETAQVGRVRRLLGVASHHEPEQLGPEGFPIDWHGVRPYYDVVVDEPKPLRVVEQGGSTVGARWFTPDEASWLSLTAVTAEAFDAADLSSEIPRR
- the deoD gene encoding purine-nucleoside phosphorylase, whose protein sequence is MSTHIAAEPGQIAETVLLPGDPLRAEWIATTYLENPVCYTKIRNMLGYTGTYRGQRISVQGTGMGQPSLSIYVHELLAEYGARTLVRVGSCGAMVESVGIRDLVIGLSACTDSSANLLRFQGLDFAPVADFSLARAFVERAESAGVRHHVGQIFSTDAFYMDRPELRDQLTEYGVIAAEMEAAALYTLAAKFGARALAVCTVSDSLVTGEHLPAEERERSFAAMAELTLDAVTG
- a CDS encoding mycoredoxin, producing MSQFTMYSTPWCGYCHRLKGILNRDGLTFDEVDIEADPRSAELVMSLNKGNATVPTLVFADGSALTNPHPNEVRAKLAELAATR
- the nudC gene encoding NAD(+) diphosphatase translates to MPDEYSLRSPLALSRSTADRAAHLRRDTEWLGKAWSDPATRVLVVDDGRVRVRGDALCFVGPGDAPDGERYLLGVDDDTVYLAVHAPGALGSSDDGGSGTTNPPAAAATLREAGTSLNDRDAGLAVHAIALANWHATHTHCPRCGHPTVVTEAGHVRRCPADGSDHYPRVDPAVIMLVVDENDRCLLGRQRGWPDGRYSTLAGFVEPGETPERAVVREVAEEVGITVNSCRYAGAQPWPFPSSLMLGYYATAAGDAPRPDGDEIEDARWFSRADLEAAWSSGEIRTPTPVSIASRLVEGWFGDTFPARASR
- a CDS encoding haloacid dehalogenase type II, with translation MANINDIEVVVFDILGTLLDQSSGLRAGIREALPGCDAATVEELLFLWQRHVELEQQRIARGQRAYVNTDFIDAEAARRVAEHAGLTDPGAINRLATAGQRLPPWDDSVAGLDRLTQRFLVIGLSNASRTALLRLNARAGLRWHQALSAETVLAYKPAPEVYQLAVDTAGCRAENMLMVAAHAWDLRGAQEAGMRTAYVQRPGGDPPAGSDTFDWRFNGLDELVNTLFAGQPVSAARHGGRRP